The following DNA comes from Streptomyces sp. Ag109_O5-10.
GTCGCCTCGGCGACCCTGGCGACCGGCCCGGGATTCGCCGCGGGCGCGGGGGCGGCGCGGGTCACCGGCCCTCCGGCTCCGGCACCCGCGACAGCCGTCCCGGCACCCGCGACAGCCGTCCCGACACCCGCGACGTCCGTCCCGGCACCCGCGACGTCCGTCCCGACACCCACGACGTCCGTCCCGGCACCCGCGACAGCCGTCCCGACACCCACGACGTCCGTCCCGGCGTCGGCGGCCCCCCTGCCGACCCCGACCCCGGCCGCCGACGCACCTGCGGTCGGCACGCCGGCCAGGGCGACGCCCCCCGCCTTCGGGGCGTTCCTCGACTCCGGCCCGCTCGGCGTCGCCCGCATGGCCCAGCTGAGCAGCTGGCTCGGCGGCACCGAGCTCAAGGTCGCGCACACGTATCTCCCCGGCAACCGCTGGGCCGACATCGAGGGCGCCCCCGGCTTCCTGGACGTCTGGGCGCACTGGCGACGGGAGAAGGCCGACCGGACGCTCGTCCTCAACGTGCCCATGCAGGAGCGCAACGAGGAGGGCATCGGGGACGACGAGGTCCGCTCGCTGCTGCGGCAGGGCGCGGCCGGGGCGTTCGATCACCACTTCCGGGCCCTGGCCCAGCGGCTGGTGGACCTGCGGGTCCCGGACACGGTCATCGTGCTCGGCTGGGAGATGAACGGCATTACCTACACCCATCGTTGCGGGCCGGACCCGGAGGCCTGGAAGACGTACTGGCGACGGATCGTCACCACCATGCGCGCGGTGCCGGGCCAGAAATTCCGGTTCGACTTCACGTCGAGCCGGGGCCGCGACGCCGTTCCGTGGACGCAGTGCTATCCCGGGGACGACACGGTCGACATCATCGGCATGGATTCGTACGACCAGCCCAGCGGACTTTCCTTCGACCAACAGGTGCGGGAGCCCTACGGACTTCAGGAGCACGTCGATTTCGCGAAGGCGCACGGAAAGCCGGTCTCCTATCCGGAATGGGGCCTCTTCCGCAACGGTGACAACGCCGAGTACATGCGCCGGATGCTCGCCTGGATGGACCAGCACAAGCCGCTGTACAACACGCTGACCGACTACTGCCCGCACGGCGTCTGGCAGTGCTCGGTCAACCCGCGCTCCGCGCACGTCTACCGCGAGGTCCTCTTCGGCCGCACCGACACCACGACCCCGACGCCGGCCACTCCCAGACCGACCCCGACCCCGACCCCGACCCCGTCCGCCACGCCGAGTGCCACGCCCACGTCCTCCTGCACATCGATGGAGCTGGGCGCCTGGATCGAGTACTGGCTCGGCGGCAAGCTCTGCTTCAGCCTCGACTGACGGGCGGGTGCGCCCGGCGCCCCCTACTCCTGCCGGCGCTCCTTCCACCGCTGCCGCACCTCCTTGATCCGCTGCCGGGCGGCGGCGTCGCAGAGCGCCGCCGACAGCAGCGGGGCGGTGCGCCGCCGGGCCAGCAGCAGCCGCTGGTTGACGACCGGCTCG
Coding sequences within:
- a CDS encoding glycoside hydrolase family 26 protein, with protein sequence MTPQRRERTRFRRYRPAVAAAAVAVASATLATGPGFAAGAGAARVTGPPAPAPATAVPAPATAVPTPATSVPAPATSVPTPTTSVPAPATAVPTPTTSVPASAAPLPTPTPAADAPAVGTPARATPPAFGAFLDSGPLGVARMAQLSSWLGGTELKVAHTYLPGNRWADIEGAPGFLDVWAHWRREKADRTLVLNVPMQERNEEGIGDDEVRSLLRQGAAGAFDHHFRALAQRLVDLRVPDTVIVLGWEMNGITYTHRCGPDPEAWKTYWRRIVTTMRAVPGQKFRFDFTSSRGRDAVPWTQCYPGDDTVDIIGMDSYDQPSGLSFDQQVREPYGLQEHVDFAKAHGKPVSYPEWGLFRNGDNAEYMRRMLAWMDQHKPLYNTLTDYCPHGVWQCSVNPRSAHVYREVLFGRTDTTTPTPATPRPTPTPTPTPSATPSATPTSSCTSMELGAWIEYWLGGKLCFSLD